The Mycobacterium avium subsp. avium genomic sequence GCACACGAACACGATCGGCAGGTCCCACAGCGCGGCCATGTTGGCCGCCTCGTGGAACGACCCGGTGTTGGTGGCGCCGTCGCCGAAGCTGACCACCGTGACCCGATCGAGCCCCTTGCGTCGGGCGGCCATCGCCAGCCCGACCGCCACCGGTGGCCCGGCGCCCACGATGCCGGTCGAAAGCATCACGCCGACTTCGGGTTTGGCGATGTGCATGGTGCCGCCCTTGCCCCGCCCGGCGCCGATGGTGCGGCCCATCATCTCGCCGTAGATCTCCTCGAGCCCGACCCCCTTGCCGATCAGGTCGTGCAGGCCGCGATAGGTGGTCACCAGCTGGTCGTCGGGCCGTAGCGTCACCCCCATCGCGGCGGCGATCGCCTCCTGGCCCCGCGACGGCCAGTAGACGCAGAGGAACTCGCCGGTGCCGATGCCCCGCGACAGCCGGTCGTCGGCCGTCTTCATCAACACCATCAGCGCGTAGAGGCGACGCTGGATGTCGGGGGAAGGCTTGGCGGACGGCGTCATTCGGCTACCCGCCCGACCAGGGTTTGACCTTGAGGAAGCCGCCGGCGTCGACGCGCAACTGCTGCCCGGTGATGTAGCGGGCCGCATCCGAGGCCAGGAACAGCACCGCCTCGCTGATGTCCTCGGGTTCGACGTAGGGCACCGGCATCGCCTGCACCAGCGGGAACACCGGTTCGGCGTCCTCGCGGGTGGAGGCCGGCAGGTCCGGCCGGAAGGCGCGGTACATCGGCGGGCTGTGCAGCATGTCGGTGTTGACGTTGGTCGGATGCACCGCGTTCATCCGGATCGAGAACGGGGCGAGCGCCAGGGCGAAGTCGTTGACGTAGTGCGCGGCAGCCAGTTTCGCGAACGCGTATCCGGCGCCGCCGGGTCCGCCGATCCCGCTCCCGGCGCCGGAGGTGTTCAGCGACGACATGAAGGCCGCGTTGGAACCGATGACGATGATCGACGCGCCGGCCCGGAGGTGTTTGAGGCTGGCGTGCACCAGATTCAGCACCCCACCCAGGTCGACGTCCACGGCGTCGGCGAACGCCTGCGGTGGCAGGCCGGCGGTCAGCGGGCAGATGCCGGCGTTGGCGACCACGATGTCCAGATGCCCGAACTCGGCGACACCGGCGTCGATGGCCGCCGACAGGACCACCCGATCGCGGACGTCGGCGACCGCGGTGATGGCGCGCTGCCCCTCCTTCTCGACCAGCCGCGCCGTCTCGTCCAGATCCTCCGGACGGGCCAGCGGATACTCATTGGTCTCGATGTCCGCGCACAGATCGACCGCGATGATGTCGGCGCCCTCGGCGGCCAGCATCCGGGCGTGGGACCGGCCCTGACCGCGGGCGGCCCCGCTGATCACCGCCACCTTGCCCGTCACCCTGCCCATCGCCCGTTACCTCGCGACTCCTAATGGGGCCCAATGCCATTCGGGCGTCCCGCGGTCGCGGTGACGGGTCGGCCGGACACCAGGCCGCGCTGTGACGGGGCGCCCGGCCACCGCAGCGGGCGCCGGACTCAGACCAACAGTCGGCTCCATCGCGTCTCTTCCCGGAGAAACTGCGCTGACCTGCAGATGGGCTATCACTACGCCCAAGACTAACTAGAATATCTAAAATAGCAAGGAATGGCCGAGACCGAGGGGATTGGCGATGTCAGGCGTACACGGTGGTGTCCTGCGGGGCGTGCGGGTGGTCGAATTGGCGTCCTGGACCTACGTCCCCTCCGCCGGTGCGGCCCTGGCGGACTGGGGCGCCGACGTCATCAAGGTGGAAGGCGTGAGCTCCGGTGACCCGGGGCGGGCGCTGGTGGTCGGCGGGTTCACCCGGGAGGCGGCGCGGCCCGACGCCGACTTCATCCTCGAATTGGGCAATCGGGGCAAGCGCAGCATCGCCATCGACATCAAGTCGGAGACCGGCCGTGAGCTGTTCGGCCGGCTGCTGGCCAGCGCCGACGTGTTCCTGACCAATTGGCTGCCGGGCGCCCTGGAGCGGGCCCGGCTGACCGTCGCCGACATTCGTGCCTTCAACCCGCGCATCATCGTCGCCCGGGGCACCGGTCTGGGCGTGCGGGGCCCGGACCGG encodes the following:
- a CDS encoding thiamine pyrophosphate-dependent dehydrogenase E1 component subunit alpha; the encoded protein is MTPSAKPSPDIQRRLYALMVLMKTADDRLSRGIGTGEFLCVYWPSRGQEAIAAAMGVTLRPDDQLVTTYRGLHDLIGKGVGLEEIYGEMMGRTIGAGRGKGGTMHIAKPEVGVMLSTGIVGAGPPVAVGLAMAARRKGLDRVTVVSFGDGATNTGSFHEAANMAALWDLPIVFVCQNNRYAEMTPTTDTMKLEHVADRAAGYGMPGVRVDGNDPLAVTAALDDALRRARAGSGPTFLECETFRFRGHYFADRMPYIPADQLQAALAADPVPRFRRRLAETGVCGEAELARIDDDAAAAVEAALRTVLGADSPAADELDRDVYAAPIPFPT
- a CDS encoding mycofactocin-coupled SDR family oxidoreductase, translated to MGRVTGKVAVISGAARGQGRSHARMLAAEGADIIAVDLCADIETNEYPLARPEDLDETARLVEKEGQRAITAVADVRDRVVLSAAIDAGVAEFGHLDIVVANAGICPLTAGLPPQAFADAVDVDLGGVLNLVHASLKHLRAGASIIVIGSNAAFMSSLNTSGAGSGIGGPGGAGYAFAKLAAAHYVNDFALALAPFSIRMNAVHPTNVNTDMLHSPPMYRAFRPDLPASTREDAEPVFPLVQAMPVPYVEPEDISEAVLFLASDAARYITGQQLRVDAGGFLKVKPWSGG